Part of the Caulobacter sp. SL161 genome is shown below.
CCCTGGACGCCGTAACCGCCGGCCTTGCCCCGCCATTGCCCGCTGGCGACGTAACCGTCGCGCTCAGCGTCGGACAGGCGCTTGAAGCCGACCCTGGTCTCGACCAGACGGGTCGCCGTACGACCGCCGGGCGCGATCAGCGCAACGCCGGTGAGAACCTTGTGATTCCGCCCCGACAGGAGCTTGAGACAATAGAGCACATCCGCCTCGGTCTCGGCCTTGGGCAGGATACGACGACCCACGGCCACCACGGTATCGGCGGCCAGGACAAAATCGCCCGGCGCGCGCGCAGCGACCACCCGCGCCTTCTCGAGCGCGAGTCGCAGCGCGTGACGGCGGGGCGTCTCGTCGCGAAGCGGGGTTTCGTCGATGTCGGCGGGATCAACCCGGTCGGGCGTAACGCCGACCTGGGCGAGCAGGTCGAGGCGCCGGGGGCTCGCGCTGGCCAGCACCAGCGCCGGCCCGGCGGCCACTGGGGCGGCCGTCTTCGGAGCCATCGGCGTCTTACTTGAAGCGGTAGGTGATACGGCCCTTGGTCAGGTCGTAAGGGGTCATCTCGACCAGGACCTTGTCACCGGCCAGAACGCGGATGCGGTTCTTGCGCATCTTGCCGGCGGTGTGAGCGATGATCTCGTGATCGTTTTCCAGCTTCACGCGGAACGTGGCGTTCGGCAGCAGTTCGCTGACCGTACCGGGAAACTCGAGCAGTTCTTCCTTAGCCATCAGGCCTCTCAAAGGGACGAATCAGATAGCCGCGAGGGTACGCCCGACAGGGGTGTCGGGACGAGCCGTTCGCGGCGAGGCGCCTCTATAACGCAATTACCCCCCAAACGTCGATGGCGCGCCGAAACGTCGCTTGATCGCGGCCGCCAGGGCGTCCCGGACCTCGCGATAGGCCTCCAGGCGCGCCTCGCGGGAGCCGTCGGTCAGGGTGGGGTCGTGGGTCGGCCAGTACTCGATCTCGACCGCCCGATCACGGGAAAGCTCGACTGCCCGATGCTGCGCTTCCGGGGTCAGTGAGACGACGACATCGAAGCTGTCGTCCTCGAGCTGCGCGAACGTCTTGGGCCTGTGATCGGAGACATCCAGGCCCAGCTCGTCCATGACCACCACAACGAAGGGGTCGATCCCCTCCCCGGCCGGATCAGACTTGAGCCCACAGGAGTCGACATAGGCCCGCGTGCCATAGAATCTCTTGAACAGCCCCTCGGCCATCGGCGAGCGCACGCGGTTATAGTTGCAGGTGAACAGCACCGCGTCCGGCAACGACTGGGGCACGGTCAGCCCCGCCAGTGCAGCGCGCAGATCAGGGTGAACAGGCGACGCGCCGTATCAAGGTCGGTCTTGACCTTGCCCTCCAGCCGCTCGCGCAGGAGGTTGGAACCCTCGTTGTGCAGGCCCCGTCGCCCCATGTCCAAGGCTTCGATCTGCTGGGGCGAGGAGTTGCGGATGGCCGAGTAGTAGCTGTCGCAGATCAGGAAATAGTCCTTGATCACGCCTCGAAACGGCGAGAGCGACAGCAGGTGGCGGCGCGCGTGACCGGCGCTTGCAATGTCGAACGCTAGGCGATTCTCGATCAGCGACAGGCGCACATCGTAGGGGCCCTCGCCGGCTTCGGCAGGCTCGAAGTAGTTGCCCTCAAGCAGATCGAAGATCGCGACCTGGCGCTCCTGCTCCTGGTCGCGCGAAGCGGCCGCGAGGCTTTCCTCGTCGATCTCGATCGACTTGATCCGGTGGTTGGCGCGGGCGTCGGTGCTCATCTGGCGCAGGAGGTTCGCGCGTCAGTCGCCGCTTGGCAACCTCACTGACGCAGACAAGGCGTGCGCCGGCAGCCCTTCAGCCTTGGCCAAGGCCACCGTGTGCGGTCCGAGCACGGCGAACGAGGCTGGATCGCACTTCACGATCGAGGTGCGCTTGATGAAGTCGTAGATCGACAGGCCCGACTGGAACCGCGCTGCGCGGCTGGTCGGCAGCACGTGGTTGGAGCCCGCGACATAGTCGCCGATCGCTTCGGGCGTCACACGGCCCAGGAAGATCGCGCCGGCGTGCCGTACGCGGTCGGACAGGCGCTCGGGATTGTCGAGCGCGAACTCGACGTGCTCGGGCGCGATGGCGTCAACCAGGGCCGGACTCTCTTCCAGCGGCGCGATGATCACCGCGCCGTGGTCGCGCCACGAGGCCGCAGCGTCCTCGCCTGTGGCCAGGGTCTTGAGGCGCTCGGCGACGGCCTGTTCGACCGCCGCGGCGAAAGCCTCGTCGTCGGTGATCAGAATCGACTGGGCGGCCGGGTCGTGTTCGGCCTGGCTGAGCAGGTCGGTGGCGATCCAGTCGGGATTGTTGTTCCGGTCGGCGACCACGACGATCTCCGAGGGTCCAGCCAGGGCGTCGATGCCCACCACGCCGTAGAGGCGGCGCTTGGCGGCGGTGACATAGGCGTTGCCGGGACCGACGATCTTGTCGACCGGCTGGATGGGTCCCGCGCCATAGGCCAGGGCGGCGACGGCCTGGGCTCCGCCCACGCGCCAGATCTCGGTGACGCCGGCTTCCTTGGCCGCGGCCAGCACGGCCGGCTGCAGCTTGCCGGGCGGGGTGACCATGGCGATGCGATCGACGCCGGCGACCTGAGCCGGAACGGCGTTCATCAGCACAGTCGAGGGATAGGCTGCGCGACCGCCGGGCACATAGACGCCCACGGCTTCCAGCGGCGTCCAGCGCCAGCCGAGCTCGACGCCGGCCTCGTCGGTCCATGCCTGGTCGGCCGGGCGCTGGCGGCTGTGATAGGCGCGAATGCGGGCGGCGGCGAAGGCGATGGCCTCGCGGACGTCCGCCGGCGTCTCGGCCGCGCCGGCCTCGATCTCCTCGGCGGTCACGCGGATCGTCTCCGCCGTCAGGTCGACCTTGTCGAAGCGCCGGCTGTAGTCGAGCAGCGCCTCGATCCCCTGCGTACGGACGGCCTCGAGCACGCCAGCGACGGCGGCGTCGACATCAGCCGGCGAGCCGCGACGCTCGTCGAGGAAGGCCTTGAAGGCGGACTGGAAATCGGGGTCGGAAAACAGGAAGCGGCGCATGGCCTGCTAGATGCGGCTTTTTCCGACCAAGGCAAGCCCGAAAGCCTACGGAATGGCGGGGTCGCGCGTCCGGAACCGGTACATCAGGGCGCCGTAGACAATGGCCGCAATAGCCAGGCCCACGAACCAGGCGTAGGTATAGAGACCCATCCAGATGCTCCCGACGCCCCCGAAGAGATGCGGCGCGGCGGCCGCCAGGAAGCCCGGAATGTTGGGCGCGACACCCAGAAGCAGGGCCGCCGCGGCGGCGAGGTTCCAGCCCCCGCGATAGGCGTAAGCGCCGTCGCGGACATAGAGATCATCGACGTCCAAGCGCGCTTTGCGCACGATCCAGTAGTCCACGATGAGGATTCCGGCGATGGGCCCCAGCAGCGCGCCGTACCCGACCAGCCAGGTAAAGATATAGCCCTGGGTGGTCTCCAGGAGCTTCCAGGGCATGATCAGGACGCCGATGACGGCCGTGATCCAGCCGCCCATCCGATAGCTGATCTTGCTGGGCCAAAGGGCGGAGAAGTCATAGGCCGGCCCCACCAGGTTCGCTGCGATGTTGCAGCAAACGGTGTCGAGGCTGATGATCAGCAGGCCGACCACGACAGCGATGCCGCCGATGTCGCCCGCCAGCTGGACAGGATCCCAGATCGCCTTGCCGAAGATGATCGTGGTCGCCGAGGTCGTCACCACGCTGACCAGCGCCAGCAGACCCATCGGCACGGGCAGTCCCACGGCCTGACCGATGATCTGATCGGACTGGCGCCGCGCAAATCGCGTGAAGTCGGGAATGTTCAGCGCCAGGGTCGCCCAGAACCCGACCATGGCCGTCAGAGCGGGCGCGAACACGCTCCAGAACTGACCGGCCTTGGCCCCGCCTGCGCCGAAGGCCGAGGGTTGATGCAGGATGGGCCCCAGCCCGCCTGCCTTGTCCACGGCCCACCAGACCATCAGGGCGCAGATCAGGATCTTGATCGGCGCGGTCCAGGTCTCCAGCCGGCGGATCGCCGTCAGCCCCTTGGTGACGAACAGCAGTTGCACGCCCCAGAAGGCGAAGAAGGCCAGCAGTTGCCCGACGCCGATCCCCAGCAGCGGCAACGGCGCGCCCTCCAGCTTGCGCCCCGCGATGACGCCCAGCAGGATCAGCAGCGCCCCGCCGCCGATCCAGGTCTGGATGCCATACCAGCCGCAGGCGACGATCGCCCGGGCCACGGCGGGGACGCGCGCGCCTTTCCAGCCGAACGAGGCTCTCGCCAGAACGGCGTACGGGACGCCCCAACGCGCGCCGGCGTGGCCGATCAGCAGCATGGGAACCAGCACGATCATGTTGCCCAGCAGGACGGTCAGCACCGCCTGAGAGGCCGACATGCCCTGCTCGATCAAGCCCGACGCCAGCATGTAGGCGGGCACGCAGATGACCATGCCCAGCCAGAGCGCCGCGAAATGCCACCAACGCCAGTTGCGCTGGGCGTCAGCGGTCGGCGCCAGGTCTTCGTTCCAGAGGTCGCTGTCGGGCGCGCGCATGCCGCTCTCCGCGGGTGCGATCGGTCCCCAGCGCGCCGGCCCCCGCCGCGACGCGACCCGACCTTAGGAGCGGATCGCGCACGCTGGCAATTGGCGGGACGTCGTTATGGCGCGATCAGCTTACGCCAGCGCTGCGTAGGCCAGCGTCGCCAGCCCGGCGCAGAGCACGAAGCTGAGCGCGACCAGGGTGGCGCGACCCCAGTCGAAACAGGGACCGCCGTGCCGAAGCACCGGAGGCTCGGGCTTGGTGATGTCGCACGCACGGAAAAACGCAGACTGGGCTTCGCCCATCGAGTAGGCGGTCTTTCTGGCCATGAGGGCCTCCCTGACGTTCGCGCCTCTGTTGGACGCGTAATGTAAGGTTAACACCGCTCGCCCCTCGGGCGAATTGGCCACGCGATCACTAGCGCGTGGGAAGAATCACAGGCGCCGCGCCTGCCCCTCAAAAGATCAGAAAAAAGGCGCCGCTCAGGGTTTGAGCAGGCGCCTAAATCGAAGGCTCTTAGTCCGCGTGTCCCGGGGTTCGGGATGTCGACCAAGGATCGGAGACATCGGCCAGCGCGACATCGAGACAATCGACCGTCACGCGCATGTCCCCGCCGCCCGCGAAGGTCAGGGTCACCACACCGCCCGGCGCTTCCTCGCCCGGCTCGAAGCCGATCGACAGCAGCTCGACGACCGCGCCCTTGGCGTCGCGACGAAGCTTGCGCGCCTGGACGCTGGTCACATCGCCGAACTGAAGGGCTGAGCGCACGCGTTCGCCCCGCTTGCCCTTGCGCGCCTCCCAACGGAAGCGATTGCAGGCGATGGTCAGGGTGCGCGCCTGAGCGTCCCAGCGGATATCGCCGATCTTGGCGATCGCGTCCTGCAGGGCCGCCGACAGGACGCTCAGATCGTCAGCGTTGTGCGCCAGCAGTCGCAAGGGCTTGGCGGCCTCGGCCATGACTACAGTTCCGCCTCGCCGTCGCCCTTGATGCGACGGACCTGGGCGCCGCAAGCGCCCAGCTTCTCCTCAAGGCGCTCAAAGCCCCGATCGAGGTGATAGATGCGGCTGACCGTGGTCTCGCCGCGTGCGACCAGACCCGCGATCACCAGGCTGACCGATGCGCGCAGGTCGGTGGCCATCACCTCGGCGCCTTCCAAGCGCTCGACGCCGCGCACGCGCGCCTCACCGCCCGACACCGAGATGTCGGCGCCCAGGCGCATCAGCTCCGGCGCGTGCATGAAGCGGTTCTCGAAGATGGTCTCGCGGATGCGGCTCTCGCCCTTGGCCGTCGTCATCAAGGCCATGAACTGCGCCTGCAGGTCGGTGGCGAAGCCGGGGAACGGTGCGGTCTCGATGTCGACCGCGCTCAGGCGCTGGCCGTTACGACGGATGATGCAGCCATCGGCCGTCTCTTCGACGCCGGCGCCGGCCTCTTTGAGCTTGTCCAGCAGGGCGTCGATCAGGCCCGGACGCGCATTGCTGAGACGGACCTCGCCGCCGGCCATGGCGGCCGCCACGGCGTAGGTGCCCATCTCGATCCGATCCGGAATGACCGCGTGCGTCGCGCCGTGCAGACGCGGAACACCGGTGATCGTCACGGTCGGCGTGCCCGCGCCCTCGACCTTGGCGCCCATGGCGTTCAGGCACTCCTGGAGGTCGACCAGTTCCGGCTCGCAGGCGGCGTTGTGGATCACCGAAACGCCATCGGCCAGCACGGCGGCCAGCATGGCGTGCTCGGTGGCGCCGACCGACACGAACGGGAAGCGGATCTCCGCGCCCTTCAGGCCGCGCGGGGCCTGAGCGTAGACATAGCCCTCGTGCAGGTCGATCTTGGCGCCCAGCGCCTCGATGGCCTGAAGGTGCAGATCGACCGGACGCGCGCCGATGGTGCAGCCGCCGGGCAACGACACCTTGGCCTGGCCGGAGCGCGCCACCAGGGGCCCCAGCACGTTGAACGAGGCGCGCATCTGGCGAACCAGGTCATAGGGCGCAAAACCGCTGGTGATCTCCGGCGCGTGCAGCAGGGTCTGCTGGCCGTCCGGGCCATCGCTCTCGGTGACCTGCACGCCCAGGCGCGTCAGCAGCTTGCCCAGGAAGCGGGTGTCGGCCAGGCGCGGCATGTTGGTCAGGCGCAGCGGCTCGTCGGTGAGCAGGCTGGCCGCCATCAGCTTGATGGCGGAATTCTTGGCGCCGCTGACCGGGATCGTCCCGTTCAACTGCGCGCCGCCGATGATGGCGATGCGATCCATTAAGGTCCCTCGAACGCGCGGGGTGGGGACGCCGCGCGGTCCACATGTGAGGCGCGCGTTCTATCCGTTGCAAGAGGGCTTGCAAGGCCCTGACGGTCTAAATCGGCGCGGAGAGATCGTAGGGACGCTCGTCAGGCCAGAACAGCGCATGAGTCGTGCTGGCCAGATCGACCGCCACCTGCGCCAGATCGATCGCCTTGCGCAGGGCCGCAAGACCATCCTCGCCGAACGCCGCCTTGCCGACCTCGGTGTCGAACTGCCCGCCGTCGCCCGACAGGCGCACCGCCACCGCCCATCCCTCGCCGCCCGGATTCGGAAACGGCGCGGAAAGCGAGAGGGTCAACGCCCGCCGTTCGCCGGAGCCATGAGTTATCCCCAGCAACTTCCGAACATCGTTATATGGTTTCGGAGCGGCCTCCGCAGCGGCGATGGCCGCGTCCTCGCCGCCAAAATCCTTGCGGGCCGCGGCTTTTCGCTTGCGAAGATTGGTTCTGAGGGCCTCGGCCAGCTTGGCTTCGCGGGCCGCCTTGTCGTCGTCGATCGGCATGTTCCGGGCGTGCGGCGACAAAGTTGTTCGGTCAAGACGATTTTGGGCTTGGCGTTCGCGATTCTCCTCGCTATACGCCCCCTCCTCGTCGCCGCCGTAGCTCAGTGGTAGAGCGCATCCTTGGTAAGGCTGAGGTCGGCAGTTCAATCCTGCCCGGCGGCACCATGGGGACCCAAGCAAGTTTCTTTGCTTGGGTCCCCGCCATGCTTCCCAAACACAATGACGAGATGCGGCTCACCGGAGCCCCGTATCCCTTGGGCGCTCAAGGCGCCCGACATCCATGACGTCACGATCAGACCTCGTCAGCGGCCCGCGCGGCGGCGCGGGTCGGCGCCAGAATCGACGGACAGGTGCTACCCAGGGCGGCCCTTGGGACATGGGCCCGATAGCTCGGGCCTACGCCCGCTTTCGACAGAGACCAGAGTGATGACTCGAGACGTGAAACTTGGCGCGCTTCTCGTCCTAGCGCATCTTTGGGCCCTGGGCGCTTCGAGCACGGCGTGGGCGGAAACCCTGCGCGTTGGCCCCCAAAGCCCCTTCAAGACCGTCACCGCAGCGCTCGAAGCGCTCCCGTCGGACGGTGGAACCCTTGAACTGGCGCCAGGGGAGTATCGCGAGAAGATCACCATCACCAAACCCAACGTCCAGCTGATCGGTCGCGGACGCCATGCTCAGGACGTGGTGTTGGTGTGGAGCGACAGCGCCTTGACGGCGGGCGGGACGTCGAAATCATTTTCGGTCGCCGTGTCGGGCGATGGCTTTCGCGCCCGAAACCTCACGATCCAGAACGACTACCACCTGAAGGATCCCCGCCCCTCACAAGCGGTCGCGCTGCATCTGACCGCTGATCGTGCGGTTCTGGACAATGTCCGCCTCCTGGGCGCTC
Proteins encoded:
- a CDS encoding Maf family protein → MAPKTAAPVAAGPALVLASASPRRLDLLAQVGVTPDRVDPADIDETPLRDETPRRHALRLALEKARVVAARAPGDFVLAADTVVAVGRRILPKAETEADVLYCLKLLSGRNHKVLTGVALIAPGGRTATRLVETRVGFKRLSDAERDGYVASGQWRGKAGGYGVQGLAGGFITDLQGSYPSVVGLPLYETLNLLSGLGYRP
- a CDS encoding DUF2948 family protein produces the protein MAEAAKPLRLLAHNADDLSVLSAALQDAIAKIGDIRWDAQARTLTIACNRFRWEARKGKRGERVRSALQFGDVTSVQARKLRRDAKGAVVELLSIGFEPGEEAPGGVVTLTFAGGGDMRVTVDCLDVALADVSDPWSTSRTPGHAD
- the infA gene encoding translation initiation factor IF-1; protein product: MAKEELLEFPGTVSELLPNATFRVKLENDHEIIAHTAGKMRKNRIRVLAGDKVLVEMTPYDLTKGRITYRFK
- a CDS encoding arsenate-mycothiol transferase ArsC → MPQSLPDAVLFTCNYNRVRSPMAEGLFKRFYGTRAYVDSCGLKSDPAGEGIDPFVVVVMDELGLDVSDHRPKTFAQLEDDSFDVVVSLTPEAQHRAVELSRDRAVEIEYWPTHDPTLTDGSREARLEAYREVRDALAAAIKRRFGAPSTFGG
- the murA gene encoding UDP-N-acetylglucosamine 1-carboxyvinyltransferase; amino-acid sequence: MDRIAIIGGAQLNGTIPVSGAKNSAIKLMAASLLTDEPLRLTNMPRLADTRFLGKLLTRLGVQVTESDGPDGQQTLLHAPEITSGFAPYDLVRQMRASFNVLGPLVARSGQAKVSLPGGCTIGARPVDLHLQAIEALGAKIDLHEGYVYAQAPRGLKGAEIRFPFVSVGATEHAMLAAVLADGVSVIHNAACEPELVDLQECLNAMGAKVEGAGTPTVTITGVPRLHGATHAVIPDRIEMGTYAVAAAMAGGEVRLSNARPGLIDALLDKLKEAGAGVEETADGCIIRRNGQRLSAVDIETAPFPGFATDLQAQFMALMTTAKGESRIRETIFENRFMHAPELMRLGADISVSGGEARVRGVERLEGAEVMATDLRASVSLVIAGLVARGETTVSRIYHLDRGFERLEEKLGACGAQVRRIKGDGEAEL
- a CDS encoding NCS1 family nucleobase:cation symporter-1; translation: MRAPDSDLWNEDLAPTADAQRNWRWWHFAALWLGMVICVPAYMLASGLIEQGMSASQAVLTVLLGNMIVLVPMLLIGHAGARWGVPYAVLARASFGWKGARVPAVARAIVACGWYGIQTWIGGGALLILLGVIAGRKLEGAPLPLLGIGVGQLLAFFAFWGVQLLFVTKGLTAIRRLETWTAPIKILICALMVWWAVDKAGGLGPILHQPSAFGAGGAKAGQFWSVFAPALTAMVGFWATLALNIPDFTRFARRQSDQIIGQAVGLPVPMGLLALVSVVTTSATTIIFGKAIWDPVQLAGDIGGIAVVVGLLIISLDTVCCNIAANLVGPAYDFSALWPSKISYRMGGWITAVIGVLIMPWKLLETTQGYIFTWLVGYGALLGPIAGILIVDYWIVRKARLDVDDLYVRDGAYAYRGGWNLAAAAALLLGVAPNIPGFLAAAAPHLFGGVGSIWMGLYTYAWFVGLAIAAIVYGALMYRFRTRDPAIP
- a CDS encoding UPF0262 family protein; amino-acid sequence: MSTDARANHRIKSIEIDEESLAAASRDQEQERQVAIFDLLEGNYFEPAEAGEGPYDVRLSLIENRLAFDIASAGHARRHLLSLSPFRGVIKDYFLICDSYYSAIRNSSPQQIEALDMGRRGLHNEGSNLLRERLEGKVKTDLDTARRLFTLICALHWRG
- the hisD gene encoding histidinol dehydrogenase; the encoded protein is MRRFLFSDPDFQSAFKAFLDERRGSPADVDAAVAGVLEAVRTQGIEALLDYSRRFDKVDLTAETIRVTAEEIEAGAAETPADVREAIAFAAARIRAYHSRQRPADQAWTDEAGVELGWRWTPLEAVGVYVPGGRAAYPSTVLMNAVPAQVAGVDRIAMVTPPGKLQPAVLAAAKEAGVTEIWRVGGAQAVAALAYGAGPIQPVDKIVGPGNAYVTAAKRRLYGVVGIDALAGPSEIVVVADRNNNPDWIATDLLSQAEHDPAAQSILITDDEAFAAAVEQAVAERLKTLATGEDAAASWRDHGAVIIAPLEESPALVDAIAPEHVEFALDNPERLSDRVRHAGAIFLGRVTPEAIGDYVAGSNHVLPTSRAARFQSGLSIYDFIKRTSIVKCDPASFAVLGPHTVALAKAEGLPAHALSASVRLPSGD